Proteins encoded together in one Drosophila albomicans strain 15112-1751.03 chromosome 2R, ASM965048v2, whole genome shotgun sequence window:
- the LOC117573477 gene encoding bursicon — translation MLRHVLRNENNRIFVLILLYCVLVSLLKLCMAQADNAVSSSDNDIGHLGDDCKVTPVIHVLQYPGCVPKPIPSFACVGRCASYIQVSGSKIWQMERSCMCCQESGEREAAVSLFCPKVKHGERKFKKVLTKAPLECMCRPCTSIEESGIIPQEIAGYSDEGPLNNHFRRIALQ, via the exons ATGCTGCGCCACGTGCTACGCAATGAGAACAATCGCATTTTTGTGCTAATTCTGTTATACTGTGTGTTGGTCAGTCTACTGAAATTGTGTATGGCGCAGGCGGATAACGCGGTGTCCTCCAGTGATAATG ATATTGGGCATCTTGGTGATGATTGCAAGGTGACGCCCGTTATCCATGTGCTGCAGTATCCCGGTTGTGTGCCGAAGCCGATTCCCTCATTCGCTTGTGTGGGTCGCTGTGCAAGTTATATTCAG GTATCGGGCAGCAAAATCTGGCAAATGGAACGCTCCTGTATGTGCTGCCAGGAGTCGGGTGAACGCGAGGCTGCCGTGTCTTTGTTCTGTCCCAAGGTCAAACATGGCGAACGAAAGTTCAAGAAGGTGCTCACCAAAGCACCGTTAGAATGCATGTGTCGCCCTTGCACCTCAATTGAGGAATCTGGCATTATACCGCAGGAGATTGCCGGCTACTCGGATGAGGGTCCACTCAACAACCACTTCAGACGCATTGCCCTACAGTAG